A window of the Pungitius pungitius chromosome 3, fPunPun2.1, whole genome shotgun sequence genome harbors these coding sequences:
- the stat1a gene encoding signal transducer and activator of transcription 1a isoform X5 — MAQWLQLQKLDSKYLEQVDQLYDDSFPMDIRQYLSRWIESIDWDTVAFQDSLATVRFHDLLVQLDDQHSRFALENNFLLQHNIRKIRRNLQDRFQEDPVHMAMIISRNLKEEKKILEKVKITEQEAQGTVSAMVVEKQKLDNKVKEMKDRAQVADQNIKNLEELQDEYDFKVNTLKSRENEVNGMTPKELEEEKIMVGRMCLELKAKRQDVVMQLTDLLNVAQALLTDLISEELPEWRQRQQIACIGGPPNACVDQLQNWFTSVAESLQQVRQHLKKLQELEQKFTYDSDPIPQKKAYLEARALELLKNLLSNSLVVERQPCMPTHPQRPLVLKTGVQFTVKLRFLVKMQEFNYQLKVKALLDKDVTEKKGFRKFNILGTNTKVMNMEESNGSLAAEFRHLQLKEQKVAGNRTNEGPLIVTEELHSLSFESELQLNQSGLNIKLEAISLPVVVISNVCQLPSGWASILWYNMLTTEPKNLKFFLNPPTAKWSQLSEVLSWQFSAVTQRGLNQEQLHMLADKLLGAKAQRNPDGQIPWNKFCKQQTANEKTFPFWLWIEGILDLIKRHLLSLWNDGSIMGFLSKGQEKALLSSKCPGTFLLRFSESSREGAITFTWVEHDVHDKPLFHSVEPYTKKELGAVSLPNIIRTYKVMAAENIPENPLRFLYPDVPKDKAFGKYCPEPSEAAEPMDVENGPEKSSYMKTVLISVSEVHPSKLQDNMMPMSPDDYKALCRDVSPGDIDAVVMMSADF, encoded by the exons ATGGCGCAGTGGCTCCAGCTCCAGAAGTTGGACTCCAAGTACCTGGAGCAGGTGGACCAGCTGTACGACGACTCGTTCCCGATGGACATCCGgcagtacctgagcaggtggaTCGAGAGCATCGACTG ggacaCGGTGGCCTTTCAGGACTCCCTGGCCACCGTCCGGTTCCACGACCTCTTGGTTCAGCTGGACGACCAACACAGCCGCTTCGCCCTGGAGAACAacttcctgctgcagcacaACATCCGCAAGATCAGGAGGAACCTGCAG GATCGGTTCCAGGAGGATCCGGTCCACATGGCCATGATCATCTCCAGAaacctgaaggaggagaagaagatccTGGAGAAGGTGAAGATCACAGAG CAGGAGGCCCAAGGCACGGTGTCGGCCATGGTGGTGGAGAAGCAGAAGCTGGATAACAAAGTAAAGGAGATGAAAGATCGAGCTCAG gtggCGGATCAGAACATCAAGAACCTGGAAGAACTTCAAGATGAGTACGACTTTAAAGTCAACACCCTGAAGAGCAGAG AGAACGAAGTGAACGGCATGACGCCCAAggaactggaggaggagaagatcatGGTCGGAAGGATGTGCCTCGAGCTGAAGGCCAAGCGACAG GACGTGGTGATGCAGCTCACGGACCTCCTCAACGTGGCCCAGGCGCTGCTGACGGACCTGATCTCAGAGGAGCTGCCGGAGTGGAGGCAGCGGCAGCAGATCGCCTGCATCGGAGGTCCTCCCAACGCATGTGTGGACCAGCTGCAGAACTG gttcaCGTCAGTAGCAGAGAGTCTCCAGCAGGTCCGTCAGCACctgaagaagctgcaggagttGGAGCAGAAGTTCACGTATGACAGTGACCCCATCCCACAGAAGAAAGCTTACCTGGAGGCCCGAGCCTTGGAACTCCTCAAGAACCTCCTCAGCAA CTCTCTGGTGGTGGAGAGACAGCCTTGCATGCCCACCCACCCCCAGAGGCCCCTGGTGCTGAAGACAGGCGTCCAGTTCACTGTGAAGCTCCG CTTCCTGGTGAAGATGCAGGAGTTTAACTACCAGCTCAAAGTCAAGGCCTTGTTGGACAA AGACGTGACGGAGAAGAAAGG GTTTAGGAAGTTTAATATTTTGGGGACAAACACCAAAGTTATGAACATGGAGGAGTCCAACGGGAGCCTGGCCGCCGAGTTCAGACACCTG CAACTGAAGGAGCAGAAAGTCGCCGGCAACAGAACCAACGAG GGCCCCCTGATTGTCACAGAGGAGCTCCACTCGCTCAGCTTCGAGTCCGAGCTGCAGCTCAACCAGTCGGGCCTCAACATCAAGCTGgag GCCATCTCTCTGCCCGTGGTGGTCATCTCCAACGTGTGTCAGCTGCCCAGCGGCTGGGCCTCCATCCTGTGGTACAACATGCTGACCACTGAGCCCAag aaCCTGAAGTTcttcctcaacccccccacggccaagtGGTCCCAGCTGTCCGAGGTCCTCAGCTGGCAGTTCTCCGCCGTCACCCAGCGAGGCCTCAACCAGGAGCAGCTCCACATGCTGGCCGACAAGCTGCTAG gagcCAAAGCCCAGAGGAACCCGGACGGACAGATCCCCTGGAACAAGTTCTGCAAG CAGCAGACCGCCAATGAGAAGACTTTTCCCTTCTGGTTGTGGATCGAAGGGATCCTGGATCTGATCAAAAGAcacctgctctccctctggaaCGACGG cTCCATCATGGGCTTCCTCAGTAAGGGGCAGGAGAAGGCCCTGCTGAGCAGCAAGTGTCCCGGGACCTTCCTGCTGCGCTTCAGCGAGAGCAGCCGGGAGGGGGCCATCACCTTCACCTGGGTGGAGCACGACGTGCACG acaAGCCGCTCTTCCACTCAGTGGAGCCGTACACCAAGAAGGAGCTGGGGGCCGTCTCGCTGCCCAACATCATCCGCACCTACAAGGTGATGGCCGCCGAGAACATCCCGGAGAACCCGCTGCGCTTCCTCTACCCCGACGTGCCCAAGGACAAGGCCTTCGGGAAGTACTGCCCCGAGCCCTCGGAGG ctgCAGAGCCCATGGACGTGGAGAACGGCCCGGAGAAGAGCAGCTACATGAAGACGGTGCTCATATCCGTCTCCGAAGT ACATCCGTCCAAACTGCAGGACAACATGATGCCGATGTCCCCCGACGACTACAAGGCCCTGTGTCGGGACGTCAGCCCCGGGGACATCGACGCCGTGGTGATG atgagcGCAGACTTTTAG